One part of the Musa acuminata AAA Group cultivar baxijiao chromosome BXJ1-5, Cavendish_Baxijiao_AAA, whole genome shotgun sequence genome encodes these proteins:
- the LOC135672844 gene encoding H/ACA ribonucleoprotein complex non-core subunit NAF1-like → MEEPSSNPSSHQDGRAYGPPSQSLIANSSMEALFEPSIREPDGSELKRARGDETISFCPSSDAFNSDNFELGCTVDCKMEKVSLIGRSDHLLSDPSAPVADGEGGRKEFGDGVTNGDSEREESSSEESDSSSSTSSEEEDEEDGNSDGDGGQGPEEVLAGSDDEEQVVRGPIKSKNELEVLPSVPQVEITLKPHHQTIPVGMISSVLGNRVIVEGSVNHNPLNEGSILWITETRTLLGIIDEIFGPVKKPYYVVRYNSENDVPTGITDGTAVSFVIEFAKYVLDKDICNKGYDASGENDEEITNEVEFSDDEKEAEYRRSMRQAKRGPDERKHVKLKNDTRKKTNFKGARVQKGMVSPIPDDLEASKQPIPGVRSPFLAPSRVCQSDFGKLSYLQSAYTCENASPMLPTTAQADTFVVTSPSHQLTRQPNPSLGHGVSCLQQPNAFLAYGMPMPFQQQQNAFWPLATPTQQQMNAIVTHGMSLQQQQVAAMAGFQMNCLPSQQLGTGAYLRQNQIQGFGDNSNRMPSQQQILPMLGIPWIGGSLNSSSGLMPPVPVPQAGQASLVHTERGVSDQLFPATDQGGMLFNPGSLSIRGRMPLQRGGRHSFRQCMRR, encoded by the exons ATGGAAGAACCAAGTAGTAACCCTAGCTCGCACCAAGACGGCCGCGCCTATGGCCCTCCCTCGCAATCCCTTATCGCCAATTCCTCGATGGAAGCGCTTTTCGAACCTAGTATACGTGAACCAGATGGCTCCGAGCTGAAACGCGCGAGAGGGGATGAGACCATCTCGTTTTGTCCGAGTTCGGATGCTTTCAACTCGGATAACTTCGAATTGGGTTGTACCGTAGATTGTAAGATGGAAAAAGTTAGCTTGATAGGGCGTTCTGATCATCTATTGTCCGATCCTAGTGCCCCAGTGGCGGATGGCGAGGGAGGGAGAAAGGAATTTGGGGACGGCGTTACTAACGGTGATTCTGAGAGAGAGGAATCATCGAGCGAAGAGTCCGACTCTTCTTCTTCTACCAGCAgcgaagaggaggatgaggaagatGGTAATTCCGACGGTGACGGTGGGCAGGGGCCAGAGGAGGTCCTTGCCGGAAGCGATGATGAAGAACAGGTTGTGAGAGGCCCCATCAAGTCAAAAAACGAACTTGAG GTTCTTCCTTCAGTCCCTCAAGTGGAAATCACCTTGAAGCCCCATCACCAGACAATTCCTGTGGGGATGATTTCGTCT GTTTTGGGCAATAGAGTCATTGTTGAAGGTTCAGTGAATCACAATCCTTTAAATGAGGGCTCTATTCTTTGGATAACAGAAACCAGGACACTGCTGGGGATAATAGATGAGATATTTGGGCCTGTAAAGAAACCTTACTATGTTGTCAGGTacaattctgaaaatgatgttcCAACTGGGATCACTGATGGCACTGCTGTCTCGTTTGTCATTGAATTTGCGAAGTATGTCCTCGATAAGGACATCTGTAATAAAGGATATGATGCATCTGGTGAGAATGACGAGGAGATCACCAACGAGGTGGAATTTTCTGATGATGAAAAGGAAGCAGAATACAGAAGATCTATGCGGCAGGCAAAAAGAGGGCCTGATGAGAGGAAACATGTGAAACTCAAAAATGACACTCGTAAGAAAACTAATTTTAAGGGTGCCAGGGTGCAGAAGGGCATGGTTTCACCTATTCCTGATGATTTGGAAGCTTCGAAGCAACCAATCCCCGGTGTACGCAGTCCTTTTTTGGCACCTTCCAGGGTTTGTCAGTCTGATTTTGGAAAATTGTCTTATTTACAATCAGCATATACTTGTGAAAATGCTTCACCAATGTTACCTACGACTGCACAAGCAGACACCTTTGTTGTCACCAGTCCATCACATCAATTGACACGTCAGCCAAATCCTTCTCTGGGCCATGGAGTGTCATGTCTGCAGCAACCAAATGCTTTCTTGGCTTATGGGATGCCTATGCCTTTCCAGCAACAGCAAAATGCTTTTTGGCCACTTGCGACTCCAACACAGCAGCAAATGAATGCTATTGTCACACATGGAATGTCACTTCAGCAGCAGCAGGTTGCTGCTATGGCAGGATTCCAGATGAATTGCTTACCAAGCCAGCAGCTGGGAACTGGAGCTTATCTTCGCCAGAATCAAATTCAGGGCTTTGGTGATAATTCAAATAGGATGCCATCCCAACAGCAAATTTTGCCGATGTTGGGTATACCATGGATAGGAGGATCATTAAATTCTTCTAGCGGTCTCATGCCTCCTGTGCCAGTGCCACAGGCTGGTCAAGCATCTTTGGTGCATACCGAGCGAGGAGTTTCTGATCAGTTGTTCCCAGCCACTGACCAAGGTGGGATGCTGTTTAACCCCGGGAGTTTGTCCATTCGCGGAAGAATGCCTCTCCAAAGAGGAGGTCGGCATTCGTTCAGGCAATGCATGCGAAGGTGA